One genomic window of Candidatus Rokuibacteriota bacterium includes the following:
- a CDS encoding nucleoside hydrolase — MTVPLLIDTDPGIDDALALLLALASPEVSVEAISTVAGNVPVEVATANVLRILEVVRPARLPRVARGAAAPLVRPLVTASHVHGEDGLGNIQRLLEPDGGPRYPAPGASLEGLDGADLILETAGRFSGRLQLVTLGPLTNLALALRRDRRRLAGVARVVIMGGAVAVPGNVTPGAEFNFFVDPEAAAAVFQAGLPLEVVPLDVTRQGALRRADLDARLPQPRSRVGRFLLDFTAHGFDFAAARGEDGIVLHDPLAVAVALDPSLVGFEALHVEVECEGRVTRGLSLADRRPIHPGSRRPTNCRVALAVDAPRVLALLLERLCRASA, encoded by the coding sequence ATGACGGTTCCCCTCCTCATCGACACCGATCCCGGCATCGACGACGCGCTGGCCCTTCTCCTGGCCCTGGCCTCGCCGGAGGTGTCCGTCGAGGCCATCTCGACGGTGGCGGGCAATGTCCCCGTGGAGGTGGCGACGGCGAACGTCCTGAGGATACTGGAGGTCGTGCGCCCGGCGCGTCTGCCGCGGGTCGCCCGCGGCGCGGCGGCTCCGCTCGTGCGTCCCCTCGTCACCGCCAGCCACGTCCACGGGGAGGACGGGCTGGGGAATATCCAGCGGCTCCTCGAGCCCGACGGGGGGCCGCGCTACCCGGCCCCGGGAGCCAGCCTCGAGGGGCTCGACGGCGCCGATCTGATCCTCGAGACGGCCGGACGCTTCAGCGGCCGGCTGCAGCTCGTGACCCTCGGTCCGCTCACGAACCTGGCGCTCGCCCTCCGGCGAGACCGGCGGCGCCTGGCCGGGGTTGCCCGGGTGGTGATCATGGGAGGCGCGGTGGCCGTGCCGGGCAATGTGACCCCCGGCGCCGAGTTCAACTTCTTCGTGGATCCCGAGGCCGCCGCGGCCGTGTTCCAGGCGGGCTTGCCACTCGAGGTGGTCCCGCTCGACGTCACGCGGCAAGGGGCGCTCCGCCGCGCGGATCTCGACGCGAGGCTGCCACAGCCGCGCTCCCGCGTCGGACGTTTCCTCCTGGACTTCACCGCCCACGGCTTCGACTTCGCGGCGGCGAGGGGGGAGGACGGCATCGTCTTGCACGATCCCCTGGCCGTGGCGGTGGCCCTCGACCCCTCGCTGGTGGGCTTCGAGGCGCTGCATGTCGAGGTGGAGTGCGAGGGACGGGTGACCCGCGGCCTCTCCCTGGCCGATCGGCGGCCCATCCATCCGGGGAGCCGGCGGCCCACCAACTGCCGCGTGGCCCTGGCGGTGGACGCGCCGCGCGTTCTCGCGTTGCTCCTGGAGCGGCTGTGCCGCGCATCTGCGTGA